Part of the Drosophila santomea strain STO CAGO 1482 chromosome 2L, Prin_Dsan_1.1, whole genome shotgun sequence genome is shown below.
GATCGCCGACGCTGATTGTCTCGCTGCTTTATGGAGTTTCTCACCCAATGCAGTCGAGTCATAAATgcgttttttattattatttgagtTTGGTAGGGGAGATGGGGAGTCCCTGAAGTCTTCTAATACACTGAATATGTATCCAAAAAAGTGACTGAGGTTTCCTCCTTTCTTGGGGTAGTTCTGAGCCAGAGAGCCAGATAGCATGTACAAATAGACACCAGGAGATACATCTCTGACTGATCTGCTTTCCTGACCTAAGATACTTTGGGTTTGACAACTTCTTGACTCCGTGCCTCTGTTTGTTTATCTTTCTTTGGGTCCGCGTTCGCTCAAAAGGttttccataaatatttataatttcttgGTTGATAAAACGAGTTCCTCGCATCACGCTGAGCCAACGTATTTTCCAAAACACGTTTTCCACGCGTTTACCAGGAACAGGGAATCGTTTCACACAACCTCCTTGCGTGTTTGTCCACCGAGTCCGACTGTTCTAATAAAATGAGTTGTCATGCTAGTTCCTTAAGTTGGTCAGCACAAGTGCCAGTTCCATGATTGATGGCTTGAATGGAAAGTAGCACAGTAGCACAGTAGCCGCAGGATCAGCAAAGGATTAGCCTGTACGGTAGCCAGtccaaatatttgcatactAGCCCAACTATTTGCATTCCACTTTAAGAAATATCCATCAATAAATACCGATCCGACCGCAATTTGTCCGAGTAAAAGATCCGAGATACCCAAAAGTCATTTATAAATGTCCTGCGCAGAGATTTGATAATATTAATGATTGGTCATTTGCCAGGGAAAAATGCTTGGTAACACTTGGAGTAGATCGTCTGGCGTTTTTCTGTGTTTTGATGGGGATCTCTACGATTGTGGTTGAGTAATACAAATGGCTTTCCTGCTCAGATGGTTATTAGAGTAATTAATGCCTGGATCCTAAATCAAGTTTCTTGTtattaaaaaccaattaaaacCACTTTCTCGATTTCCAGGATTTGTAACGTAATTTTTGTGGGTACTATTCGaagaatattttttaaattgccCGTTTTCCTCCCTGTTAAAAGTTATTAGTTCTTAGTGAGCCACTCCCACAGCAAGTTGTGTTGAACCCTGAAATGTCCTTAGTAGCAGCACACCTGCCTAGCAAAATATCCAAAATTGCGGTCACAGTTCCGTGCGCCGAACAGTTTTAATGGTAATTTTCTTACGGAACCGAGAATGTTTCAAAAATATCTTACGGCAATTTCGAGCGTTACTTAGCAGGCTGGTCATGCTCGCTGAGCATTTGCACCCCCACCGGAACACGTGGCGGATCGGGCCAAGTTCTTGGCTATGTGTTGCCTTATAGAGTGGGATATCTCTGGCCTCCTCCTGGGGTGGAATGGGCTGGCTCGATTGTCCGCTGTGTGCTGAGGCGATAAGACGCGTTGCATTCGAAATGAGAGTAACGTATATTTTATACGAGACCAGGCAGGACTGGGCATTGTTGAGGTTTTAGTAGATACGAGATAATGTTCTACCGACCGCGACCTTTGACTAGGAAACACTGATGATGTCTGCCTAGGTCTTATCGGGTCTGGGGATAGTTAAGTGCATATTAGGGAATGCCGATAAGATCCAAGTAGATCCTACCAGCATTTAAGCCTCCAATCAAGCGAATACCTTGAGTGCCATCCAATGCCCGCACGTTCCACTACAATCCTTTAGGATCTGCCCTCATAAGCGGGACACTTGAGGACCGCTTTTCCACCTCTTTTCTCCTCCTTTTCTCGTTTTTCCGCGTGTGTTGACACAACCCATATAAAGCACATAGTTGCCAGGATATCCTGCTCGAGAGGAAATTACTTAAAGGGATCACGAACTCTTCCCCTTTCGAAAAACTCCTTCTTGAGTTGTTTATGTTTTCAGGCATGACTGCCACCGAACGCCAGTAGAATTCTCAAATTTGTTACAAAGTGTGTAAATTCACGTTGCTTTTCTTCTTGAGGGAGGGTGTGTCCCATAAACAGAAAACCGAACCACAAGGGATCGGATCTTATGGGAGTGGAAAGGAACGAATTATGGATGGATGATGCTGCCTAATCGAACGGTCGTCAAACGATCTCTGCCTTTTTTGGGGTGATTGCACTCTGttttttcatctttttttCTCGGGTTTTTGTGTGGAAAGCCAATGGGTTTTCCCATTATTTCGTCGAGTGCAAAGGACAAAGCAAATTATGTCTTTAGTCAACGAATCTGACTTCCAAGGCTTTGTCCCTATTCTTTCCTTCTTATTTAATTGGATTTGTGCAAACAATATAAATCTCGTTTTATGGCCGTTGGTagtgtaatttaattttttacgattttgcacattaaaagaaaaactttctGAAAATGCAGCACGAAATGAGCAGAAAACTTGTGTTATAAAAAGTGAACCCCTACGGAAATTTAAAAACCCGATACTATGCAAACACCACAAGGAAATTCGAAATCGACGTGaactatatttatatgtacatatgtagatacaaatgtatatttgGTGAACCAGTGCCCCACAATGCAAGCGCGATTTTCCCCTTGGCAACACGAGGAAAGTGAAAAGAATCGTTGCCCCAAATgccccctgccacgccccttcgaCAGCCCAAAATCCAGTTTGCGGCCAAAcaaccgaaaccaaaacataCTTTTTTCGTATCTTCCCATCGCAATCGCAACTAAAAGTACAGCTCCACCGatgcaacaacaaacaagaaGGCAGCGAACAGAACACACGGATGGAAACGGACAGGGATGGGTAGATGGCGTGCGAGAGAGTGGGAGATATAGGGTGGGAGAGAGCAAACGGAAGTTGGGCCGACTTTCTTAATACACTTTATTGCAGAACTTTATCCCCACGACTCTTAGACAGTTTAGGCAAATACCTAAAgtagttttaaaaattcttCTGTTTTCAAAACTTATGTAGGTATGTTCATTGCAATAAAATGTGGTAGTATATACAAAGgaattttgattatttttctCGTTTCCTTTGCAATGAAttgttaatattatttaaaagaattaaatCGTAAATAATGACAATTATTTtagaaaaattttaaagatcAAAACTTTTCAACATATATCAGATGGTTTGGTAAAATGTTGTTAGGAAACTTctcttgttatttttatttgcttgctATATTAGTTTTTTACAACCATTTCAAGGAAGTGCATTGCTCTTTCGATatgattaattaaaaaaagcgCATTCAAACTCAACCGTTGAGCTCTCTTTCCCCGTCCCTTTCGCGCCTGCTGGTTCTCCGATCTTTTTGAATTCGAGGGTTGGTGTACAGAGAGCGCGAACCGCTCTGCATTTTCAGTTGGCAACGCCTCTGGTGGTTGTTTGACGTTTGCTTTTGCCTAGTgttttatttatcatttattcGTTTCTTCGAGTTCGTCGAGAGAGGTTCGGCCTGATCGGTATCGCTGTATTTAAAAACCTAGTGCGCAGTGCGCTTATACCCGAAAAGGTCCACAAACATCGCTGTTACAACGACTGCAAGTTGTAAAGACAAACATAACACGAAATTGCTGCCACGGGCAGCTATCTTATAGAAAACTCCAACGAGAGACGCAAACGTTTCGTTTTGTGAGTGGAATTGCAGTGCTGTGTGTCCAAATCACCATTTGAAGACAGTGACCAAGTGCTATTAGACCAAGGCCTttgcttataaatattttataaacaattgCAGCGTGAAATTTCACTTTTGAAGGCAGCAAGACGTAAAATAAGCTgcaacacacgcacacacagaacACTCGCTCTCCCAAATTCACACACGCTCGCGTGTGGAGACCgtgatttgtatttgtattcgTGTGGAGACTGCCTCTCTCTTTTGGGGCTGTCCGAACACAAAGTTTTGGCGCCAAAAGTTTGACAGTTCGCTTTGGCGTGCGATTCGCAAACAAGTGGCAAGAAAAGTGCGTCTCAAAACAGAGCAGAAAAACACTAGGGGAACCCAAAACAGATATTGACTAGTATATCAACATGGTCAGTGCTCGAGTCCTGAATCCTGTGATGCTGAGTGAGTTCTGCAAGATGAGCAGCAGTCCTGCGGTGAGTCGCAATCTGCCCTGCGGTCGTCAGTTGAATCGCATAAAGCGTGACCTCTTCGGTAGCTCCAAGTCCGCCGAGGGTACAGCCACCAAAACGTGAGTTTCTGTGATAACAGTTGCAGTTTAACCAATAACTAACGACCCTTGTTCCCCTTCCAGACCCTTCAATGCCGAACTGGAGCGCCATCAGGAACTGGCTACGCAAAAATGGGGCTTTGACTTCCGCGCCGGCTGCCCATTGGCTGAAAAATCGCACTTCATCTGGGAGCGCGTCAGCTTCCAGGAGTCCAGCTTCGCCCCAGAGATGTACACACTAACCCGAGCCGCCCACGTACGTCCTTCCGCGGATACAAGTCCTAGCGACATGGACATTTTGGTAAACGAGCGCTCAGAACGGGAGAACTTTGGCTCCAACCTGGGTAATTCCTCACTGGAGTCCAACACGGATAATGACTCCTGCTACGACTCACAGGACGAATCGCTGACAATGCGGTTCAGCTCCTCCAGCACGGCAAGCACCTCCTCGATAGTCCTGCGAAAGCGACAGCCCAAAATCACAGGTGAGTCTCGGGGTTGTTCTACACCACTATACCATTTTGATCAGCAGAGCTTGACGGTTCCCAGGGTCAGGCTTCATTTCACTTCGATAGACGTTACTAACTGTTTTCCCACAGCTTTCTGTTTAAACCCTGTTTATTTTCGGTTCTCAGGAAGTTGAGGGTGGTTTATATAACCTATCAATATTATAGGCTTCTTTTGTAGTCGGACTGATTCAATACGTTGTTTTAAAGAATTATTTGTACAGTACCAAGTGGAGACTATTAATAAATTATCGACAGCAGTGCCTTAGTTTTATAAGTAGTTTGGCTAGgttttggtattttattttagttatgtgctttttgtttttaaaccTCCATGAAAACGAATTCGGTCAATTATTTTATGCCAAACAAACATTTTGGTGAAACATAACCGCCATTCAACTGTACTCACAACGTTAAACTTCGAAAGGGGTtattaatttggtttttagttcactcctttttttttgtttggtttatatttactttccaGAATAAAAAATGGATCGTTTAATTGTGGGTGTTCTTCGTATAACTTGGAGCCAAATTATAGCAATTAGCCAATGCTTTGTGGGAGATTTATTTTCGTCCAAAAGGGTTAGTCAAAGCTGATTGCAGCTGTTTCAGCTCTTCATCTCCCTAAACCGAGCGATTCTCTGCTGATCCTCCACTTCGCGGGGGTTGGTTTCCAGATCGATAGCATGCGGGCCTGGCTGGCTGCATCTATAAATGCCAACAGCTGTGACTCCGCTTTGTCTATGGCCTGACCTCATTATAGAAAACGGGAGAGGGGTCTGGGGATCGGCTTTCAATGCACCACCATCCAGAGTCCGTGGCCTTATCAAACCTCCCTTTGATTGCTTTGTACGCATCGTTTTTTATAAATGCCACTAGCACATGCATGTGTAATTATAATCGTAAAAAGTGTCTGTTCGGAACATAATAAATGCACCCGCATCGGGTGGTCAGCAGGGAAGCCCTTGAATTCCTTAAAGCCTCTACTCGTTTAACTTGAAATGTACTTTTTGGTGCTTTGGACAGTAAGCTAGAGCGCATAATGTATGCAGCTATGCAGCACCACCACTCGTGCTTTCACCGGTCTACCTGAAAAACCGGCTGAGGACCGAGTGTCTGGCTGCCGTCTGGCATTTATTTGCTACCCCTGTGCGGATCTGCAACCCTCTGATAGGGAAGTGCTGCCGGCCACGTGCCACAATCTGGAAATCTACCCGAAACCGAAatcaaaatgtgcaaaaacAGGCGGCGCCTGCTGTTTAGGGATCAATGACTTGTGAGCATGGGCAACCGGAAATGCAGCAGCTGACTTTGATTTGGCAATTCCACCTAACACGTATTAATAACACgcattttctttctttcgTTTGCAGAGTTCATGAAGGAGCGCAAGCGTCTGGCTCAGGCACCCAAGAAACTATCGCCCGCAAAACGCCTGCGCACCAGTTCTCCCAGTTCTTCCGCCACTTCCAGCTCCAGCGGTGGATTCGGGTTGGGGGCGCACTTTGGGGCGATGTTGAAGCGGCCGCGCAACAACTAACGCTCTAGATTCGCTGGCTAACCCACCGAATtgcaatttgtaattttattttttataagcCACTGCGATTGTGTAGTATTTCCTAATTTTTTATTACGAACATTTTTATGCAGTGCAAGGGCGACAGTTGCGAATATTAATCGTTAGTCTTCAACTACTCGTAACCAGTAATTAGTTGTAAGTCAACCAGTAAGCTCGAGCTACATGAAACTTTTTAGATTTCTCTAGTGAGAAATGCCATAAACTAAGTGATTAGTTCTTAACAACATACAACTATTGAACAAGAAGAGAGAGACCGCAAGCTGAATGGAATTAGTCTTAACTATCTTGAAGCCAATCGAAATTTAACCTTTATAACGATGAAATACTAACTTTACATAACTTTGTAAAATCCTTGCAAATTTCGTCGGCAacttttgcatttgaaatttgcCGGGGGAACAAAACTCATCCTTTCTCTGTCCTGCCAGTTCATCCAAATACTGAAACTAAGGGCAGAGGGATAATTGAGTTTTGTCCTGCACATTAAGGGCGCCAAAACGATGCCCCAATAAGCCGTAATTCGGCTCATTGCTGCTTTGTTTTTTCGACCTACTAAAATTGTACCAAATTCGACCagtggaaaacaaacaaaaaagaggAATGTCTTTGAATTAACTTCGTCAATTTCTGCACGTTTGGATGCCAATTTATATGATGCCGCCAAATGGACACAAATTGCCGCGCTCTCATTTCTTAACCAGTggtaaaaatgttttttatgatTTGCTATGATCTCTGGGCAAATtatgaaaacaattttgcCTGAAACTATCATGTACAAAAACTAGATTACTATACTATACACATAGGCAGAGCCTATTCTTCATAACACTTATACAAAGCATCTATTTGTAAGGCCTAACTAAGAACAAATCCAAAGTATTCTcctaatatttatatgtatagaCACTCTATGTATAATTATACCATATTCAACTCATActtcaataaacaaaacacaaaaacacccaGATTGTCCATTTCTAAAATTACCAAAACTCCCGcattaaatcattttcatgtttaaatgttattaaatgaCTATTTCTATGCATTACTTTGGTTGTAGAAGTAGCCGTAAAATGTAgtttattaaaacaattttgtacattttataagttaatatttgtttttctgcaataaattgtttttgattttctagtTGGTAGTAAACTAATAGcggttttcattttaattgtttttttgtataatatcTTGGGATGTCAACGAAATACCAGCCCGAGCTAAGGAAAACAAACCATTGCTTCAGttttattcaataaattaatttggttTATTGCTTACAtcaaatacataaatattaaattgttcCATTCGACGCTTTGTAGTTTTACCTATGTGCCAACTAGTTGACCTGTACTctacatacaaatatatatatcgcATATATACAGAGGTCTCGGGATATGGACACCTACTTTCCCGCCGccttctcctccagctggGCTTGAATGTGCCGCACGTTGTGGCCGCCGCCATTGTGGTTGTGGCGCTGGAAGAAGGCGTTTATGGAGCTCATGGAGCGGTACTCCAGATTGTCGCTGACGTGCCAGTCAACGCTGATGCTCTGGTGGCGACCCACCGGATTGCGGATGCGGGTCTCGTTGTACTTCTCCAACAAATGCAGCAGGCAATCCTTGGTGGTGTTGGCTGCCTCCTCCAGATTCACGGTTTGATGAGTGTCCGGCAGCCCTACGGGCACATCCCGACTCATCTGGTTTATCCTGAACTTGGCACGACGACTGCTGGCCGATTCGTTGCTGGCGCTGGTGGAGATTGGGTTGCTGGCGCCCGACGAGATTGGGTTGCTGGCGCTGGAGGAGATATAAGTGCTGGAGCTGGTGGTactgttgctggtgctgctggagATCACCTTGGAAGAGGTGGTGCTGGTTCTTTGTACATGCTGGTTAGTGAAGCTTCTGGCATTGGAACTGCTCATGGTTTGCACTGTGGACTTCCGCTGGGACTGCACCAGTTTGCTAGAGGAGCTGTTCCCGTTGCTTAACTTTGGTGTTTCCTCGATGGACTGCTGCAATCTTACAGACAGCGAACTGATCTTCGTCTTGCCCTTGCCATCATCGTAGGATCTCTGGCTCTGGGAACTGCTGCTGGCCTGGCTGAGGAGTCCTCCATTCAAAGTGGGACGgttccagctgctgctgcaagtgGTTTTGCTGGTCCACCTATTGCCATCCTGGGTAGTCTCCGAGGTTTTACTAGAAGTACTGccagaaggagcagcagatggtgcagcagcaggggttggagcagcagcaggaggatcAGCAGGCGCTCCACCACTGCTCCCATTGTTGTTCGCATCCCCAAGCTTGGTGTTGATCTCGGCCAGCATGAGCAGGTGATCAGATAGCTTCCGTATCTCATCCGCCAGATTCACACGCTCTCCGGAACTCCGCCGACCCAGCAAGTAGGTGGTATCCGAGTTCCTTCGATCGAAGGTGTGCAGATAGCTCTTCAtactgcgctgctgctgggcggTGGACTGACTGCCGGAGAACTCGTCGAAATTCTCGTTGAAGAGGTGTTGCGGTGTGGGAGTTGCCGGACTGGAGGTGGCTACCGTCGGGAACAGCTTCTCCCGCGACTCGTTGATGGGCGTGGCCACCGAGCGCGGACTCTCGTTGTCTGCACTGCGGGATTCGTCCTCTTCCGGCAGATCTTCAACCTCTCCCCGTTCGTCATCCGTCAAAGTGGAAATTGATTCGCAAGGCGAAGGCGAACAAACTGGAAATAGAGCATAGTCTTAGAAGCAATTTTTTTAAGGATCTTGTATATGTTAACATAGAAGTTATGGGGttattgccaaaaactgtttcaGAAGGGTTAATGTACACGAAATGGTTATATACAAACGGATAGAGCATGCTTATGAGTTCAGAGAGTTGTGTCGTAATATGGCTCTTAGGAACATCAAATGTGCGTTTGACTAATGCtctacacaaaaataaatgaaactaTACCTATACTTCTAAAATGcgtaaaatatattattaaacttCGGTATTTTGAACTTTATTGAACTTTATTAATACGATATAGTAAGTCTCTCTGACGGACAAACCACAAATGAACATGAGACTGACTGAGGAATTTGACTGCGATCTCTGAGGATGATTGGTGTTTTGAGCTGGATGTTGGGCTTACCTGGCTGGCAGACCAGAAACTGTGGCTATACGAGCATGTGTGTTGATCTAAATCTGAACTGTGGATTAGGGTAGTTCTAGGGGTTTCGGATTTGGGATTGGAGGGGACTGGGATGGAGCGAAATCGATTTCAGTTTCTCGTCTCGCAGAAACTACAGAGAAGTATCTTTGTGCTGaagtttaaattatattttgcatatatttttatgttttctttttgtcaATGGCTGTCTTTATCACAGTGTAAAGTGGTTAATAGAGCTGGTCATCCGCTACAAGAATGCCAGGCACATAGCTTAATGCTAGGGTTActtaaacataaacaacagTTCTGGCTGGCAAGCTGGTCCTCCCTCGTCCGAAGACAAGAATTGGTTCTACCACAGAGATAGGGTTAAcacagagaaagagaaagagacagagacGGAAAGGAGATACGGACAGAGAGTCAGCTAGCCAGCTTGGTCCACATTCAAGTTAAGAACAACAATTAGTTTGACAAGTTAATCGTGTAATATACAAAGTCCATCCGATTGCAGGATGCAGTTGGAGATGCGATGCGGATGCCTCATTTGCCGTGGATGAGGGCGTGTCGGTCGCGCTGTCGCTGGGATCCGTACTCACCTCTGGAGGAGGAAAGGCTGTCCGCGCCGTGAGTCCTCCTGGGATGGGGAAAGCTCGTCTCGCTCAGCGGAGCTATCACATTCCCCTCCACGTCGAACACGTACGGACTGTTCGGATGCGTCTCCCAGCGCACGATGAAGTTCTTCAGGTTGTCCTTTGTAGCATCCAGTTCTTTGTTCTGCAAAGGAAACAAATGCGAAGGGTACAGTAATTCTTTGATGGCTTGAGAACGGGGAACTAGCGCTATGTATCTGAGTTAACGGTTGAGGTTCAAATGACTAATCGAACAGTGATGCACGAGTACTTCATATTATTGGAAGTCCAAAAGTATGTTTCGAAGCCAATCGAAGTATGTCGTGCAAAAAGTCAACTTTGAAATGACTGCGTCCTTCTGTATATCTGATAAAATAGGTATTGGTACATATCTCTGGATTCCTTTAAAAATGCAGTCCAtttcatatattattttaatgccAATTGTCAGTACTTGTAATTTTATATTCTTTGAAGAGTTAGTTGAAAACCACAATGCATTTAGCCGACCAGCTCTGGAACCCGTTCGTTCGTTTGATGGCCTTGCAGGTCTAGTTCCCCAATTTCTTACCTCGAGATCAGCGTCGCTGCAGAGTTGGGCCAGCTCCTCGtcctgctgctggtcctcCTGCTTAGCCTGCTCCACGCAAACCTCTACCTCTTCCTCCTCGTCTTCGTCTTCAATGGTTTCCGTGGAGTCCTCGGAGGACTCCGAGGGAGCTGTCACCGGAGACACAGACTTCAGGCGCGACTTGGACGCAGAGGAGGCGGCCTTTGTgatgggcgtggccgtggcggcggtggctggCCGCTGCTGAAGCCATTTGTGCTTCATGCACTCGGCGGCTGTCATCCGGGTGCTGGGGAAATGAAAATCCGGAGACGGGTTAGCAACCAGACTCTAATTAGGGGGAGAATTCGAACACCCACCCCAGGTCCTTTGCCAGCAGCTTGGCTATGAAATCCAGACACTCGGGGGATATGCCATTAAAGCATTCATCCTCGAAATCGTATTTTGCAATGGTTACATTTGACATTGTTTCAATGTCGTTCTCGCCCATGAAAGGCGACAGTCCTGAGATGCTGTATCCAAACCATCATATGGGGTTGTGTGTGGTTTCGAGGTATGGGAGAGTCAATAAACATGTAATGTAAAAGCAGCGTAAgtagaataaataaaaacacaaaaccaacacttaattaactaaattaaatttgccaCGGAGTGAGAGCATATCCACCAACCGCCCCTTTTGATTATCACATTTTTAGCTGGTACACACTTTTAATTGGTTTTCTCCCAAGCACCTACCCTTAAGATATGAGTGCGGGTCTTGATTAAATTTCTAATTGCTCGAGCCACAACATAAATGGTTCGAAAATATTGTGCTGGCTTAACCCCAGAAAAAAGTAAAATCGACATCTTTGgatatattttcttcttttaaaTGTGTTGagtttttgtaaaaataaatacttgtTGGCTAAGTAAGAGGATTTCAATCGATATAAAATAAGAGAATATTAAAggatttatttaaagatttcatCGCCATGTAAAAAAAGTTCTTCATATAGAAGTTATTTTGGCAGTTTGAGTACTCATTTTGCTATTCTGTAGTCATTGCTTAGGAAACTTCAATATAACTTAATAAAAGTAGCTTCTAAAGCATAGGTATTAAACTTACAGCACATAGCATATAACGCCGACACTCCACATGTCTGTTCCATACGATATGCAGTCAAAGTTTACAACTTCTGGCGCCACAAATTCCGGAGTGCCGAAGAGAACCTATTGAAACAGTCGGCATTGAATAAATAACtctgttttaaataattgctACTAAGCATTACATGCATCTTAGGAATAAGAACCATCCAGAATCTTCATTTCGGTTCATTTCTGGTAATTATTACATACAAAGTATAGACTAAGTATTAGCTTATTATTCCCAAAGAGAAGACTATTTTGTTGATTGAGCTCTGCAAGAAGTACTTACTCTGAGACGCTTATCAGGATCAAATTTACGAGCTAGTCCAAAATCAATAATCTTGATGCGGTTACCCTTCTGTGTGAGCACCAAAATATTCTCGGGCTTCAGATCCAGGTGGACTATGCCATTGCCGTGGATAAAGGCCATTGCCTCACACACCTGACGAATAAAGACGCGGCAGACTCGTTCGGTGAGGACGAACTCATCGTCCACCACGCGATCGAAAAGCTCTCCTCCTTCGATGCTGTGAAAAAAGATGTTAATTAGACAgagggaaaatgtgaaaacaGAAAAGCATAAACAGCAGAAAACACAAAACGAATCATGCAAACCAAGCACCATTAATAGAGTTATTGCCTTTCAATTAGTCTCCTCACCTCGTAACCAAAGGTTTTAGCTTCGTGTTTAGTTACCTTACCTGACTACCCACACTGAACTAGTTATGTTATT
Proteins encoded:
- the LOC120458210 gene encoding cyclin-dependent kinase inhibitor 1, yielding MVSARVLNPVMLSEFCKMSSSPAVSRNLPCGRQLNRIKRDLFGSSKSAEGTATKTPFNAELERHQELATQKWGFDFRAGCPLAEKSHFIWERVSFQESSFAPEMYTLTRAAHVRPSADTSPSDMDILVNERSERENFGSNLGNSSLESNTDNDSCYDSQDESLTMRFSSSSTASTSSIVLRKRQPKITEFMKERKRLAQAPKKLSPAKRLRTSSPSSSATSSSSGGFGLGAHFGAMLKRPRNN
- the LOC120450021 gene encoding death-associated protein kinase related — its product is MIYIDDSEPEGVLEPSFPMRDVTINRNVDAHKLYDVLGEVGRGKFGTVYKCKDKANGLQLAAKFVPIPKREDKRNVEREVEIMNSLQHHLIIQLYAAYEYQKMMCVVLELIEGGELFDRVVDDEFVLTERVCRVFIRQVCEAMAFIHGNGIVHLDLKPENILVLTQKGNRIKIIDFGLARKFDPDKRLRVLFGTPEFVAPEVVNFDCISYGTDMWSVGVICYVLISGLSPFMGENDIETMSNVTIAKYDFEDECFNGISPECLDFIAKLLAKDLGTRMTAAECMKHKWLQQRPATAATATPITKAASSASKSRLKSVSPVTAPSESSEDSTETIEDEDEEEEVEVCVEQAKQEDQQQDEELAQLCSDADLENKELDATKDNLKNFIVRWETHPNSPYVFDVEGNVIAPLSETSFPHPRRTHGADSLSSSRVCSPSPCESISTLTDDERGEVEDLPEEDESRSADNESPRSVATPINESREKLFPTVATSSPATPTPQHLFNENFDEFSGSQSTAQQQRSMKSYLHTFDRRNSDTTYLLGRRSSGERVNLADEIRKLSDHLLMLAEINTKLGDANNNGSSGGAPADPPAAAPTPAAAPSAAPSGSTSSKTSETTQDGNRWTSKTTCSSSWNRPTLNGGLLSQASSSSQSQRSYDDGKGKTKISSLSVRLQQSIEETPKLSNGNSSSSKLVQSQRKSTVQTMSSSNARSFTNQHVQRTSTTSSKVISSSTSNSTTSSSTYISSSASNPISSGASNPISTSASNESASSRRAKFRINQMSRDVPVGLPDTHQTVNLEEAANTTKDCLLHLLEKYNETRIRNPVGRHQSISVDWHVSDNLEYRSMSSINAFFQRHNHNGGGHNVRHIQAQLEEKAAGK